From Rhododendron vialii isolate Sample 1 chromosome 10a, ASM3025357v1, the proteins below share one genomic window:
- the LOC131302609 gene encoding uncharacterized protein LOC131302609, with translation MRNYSNMASSLPSFQYLLAVPSVKQSIRPSLQIRAQGFRDEGKSGIDANMSILRERIKEVRMKERLERCCRSENGWNYAAGYHSKHKMDTSKFFETFGMVFGTFGLTIGTGTLCLCLFSLLVRLCQ, from the exons ATGAGAAACTACAGTAATATGGCTTCTTCTCTACCTTCTTTCCAGTATCTTCTAGCTGTGCCATCAGTGAAGCAGAGTATTCGACCGTCCCTGCAAATAAGAGCTCAGGGCTTCAGAGATGAAG GAAAATCGGGTATCGATGCAAATATGAGCATTCTAAGGGAGAGGATAAAAGAAGTTAGGATGAAAGAGAGATTGGAAAGGTGTTGCAGAAGTGAAAATGGATGGAATTATGCAGCTGGCTACCATTCCAAGCACAAGATGGATACATCCAagttttttgaaacttttggaATGGTTTTTGGAACTTTTGGCCTCACCATTGGTACTGGGACTCTTTGTCTGTGTCTTTTTTCCCTCTTGGTTCGTTTATGCCAATGA